The Ptychodera flava strain L36383 chromosome 3, AS_Pfla_20210202, whole genome shotgun sequence region GGAAATGATCGTGTTACCAATGATGGAAGGCAATAGTGGTATAAGTTTAAGGAGGTTATTGTCGTTGAGGCAGAGCACCTGCAGACGGCACCGAAGAATCGGTGGATTATGATATCTTTTGGGATACTTTTTGTCAAATTATATGACAAACTGTTAGCATCGCGAAAGTATCAAATACGACGGTTCATCGATATATAAAATCATCCATGTGCGAAAGTATATTGCAAACATATCGCTTTTGCCTGTTACTGACCAACCATAATAGAAACCcaattagctgtatctttttctttgcattttgttCAATAAGATGTGTTGaagtaaaatgcaacatatgtaaaaatgcttacaaAAGTGAGACAAGAGAACATTTTAACGATTGTCGATGAACGCACAACTTAGATTTTATCAACTCAATAATTTTTGGAGTTACAACTAAAACATGGCTGCCGCAAACACATCATGTTCATACACGTGTGAAGTGCCTGAATTTGATGGACCAAATCCATCACTAAGAATTGAAGTAGTGATATTTTCAAGGACACAATGACATAACCACATGAATCCAAAACATTCCCTGGATATCTGATGATATTTTGGAGTAATCAGAATGCATGCAGCTAATGGGGCTCTCTCTTAGCGTAGGTGTTGGCACCTGGTTAAAGTCAGTTTAGTGATAAGACAGGATCAGGGACACTTCTCATCTTGGACTAAAGGTCCAGTGAGTATGAAAAACCTGGCTGCAAGATGTCAGCAGAAACACAGACTTTTCGGCATCTTGTATTTGCCTTCACTGGCCGAGGTGGTCGTGTAGATTAGATCAGTAACGTATCCTGTACACCCACTGTTGCCACTAGAATTCGCTTCATCGATAAAGTTTAAATTTTAGTTCCCAGATGCAGCCATCGGCGTATTGACACAAGTTGTTGGCTTTTATTCTGGAGCAGCGGATGATACTAAGGATTAACATACTTGACTGGATGACAAATATCGTAATGTTATGATACAGCTGATAAAATATGGCGTTGGACTCTGACGCAATCACGGTGTGGCTAACGTTACAAAATGTACTAGCATTTTCATCACATATAACCACAGTCGTGTCGTTCTACTTGTGTTTTGTCACTCTATTATTTGTATCATGGTCAATCCACGACCACGTTGTAACCGTGAGCGAAACTGATGTACGTAGTTTCGTTTGTGCTCATTTGGAGATCAcaattattaaaataaatataagGCAATTGTAAAAGGTTTTGTAATATCTTGGACAGATAAATCCATCTTAGTGTCTATGTGTTTGAGTGTTGGCGTTTTGACTTAcccatttattttcttttctttgatgattttttttaccaaaaatcaatCAATATACCAATCAACACCCGACAACAGGGCAACTTTAAAATCCAGCAGATTTATCTTAAAATGATCAGGATCATTACTAAATGCAAAAAATACTCTCTGGATTCACGGCGTCGTCTGCAGATTTGAAACGCATGTCGCATGAATCCGGTTAATACCGAtgacaaatgtgaaaaaaaattgacctcTCGTACCTCCATGTTTGTATTTAATCTACCCGTGTTGGTATAAGGCATCTGTATCGTGTATGCAGGGAGGAGTCACATATCAAGCCCCAGACTCTAAcccattatattatatatatatatatatatatatatatatatatatatatatatatatatatatatatatatatatatatatatatatatatatatatatatatatatatatataatatatatataaataaacttgACGGAAATCACAGGGAAGGGGCTGTACACATCTCAATGTCACTTTCTTGAACGTGACCGTTATGATGATAGGAATTGAAACAGATTGCTGTCGGAAGTTAAATGTTAATGGTTGATTTGActgatcgatcaatcgatcacagataatcgatcgatcgattgatagatagatagatagatagatagatagatagatagatagatagatagatagatagatagatagatagataggtaagtgatagatagatagaaagattgatagatagataagtaggtaggtaggtaggtagaaaATAGATAGATAATTAGACAATAGATAGAATAGATAGATTGATtaatcgattgattgattgattgattaaaaaATTATGAGTTTAATCAAGATTGCGAAATCTTACAATCTTCAACAAATATTTATaggatgaaatatgcatatatcgCCCTTGACATGCTTCTGGTATAGAACCTATTGATTTGCAATAGTGACTAACGGACTGAAATACCTGGCAGTGTCCTCGCACAGAACTAAACGAGAGCATGCATCACAAAAGGTGTCACCTTCGATATGGctgtaaatattgttttgtttgcttGATTTACAGATGCACCCTTGGTGACGTCAGATTTAACAGGGGATGTTAGTCCGTCCGGGAGGTGATAGAAGGCAAGTCCTTCGTCGCCGAGTGCATAGTGCTCGACAGCAACCCCGAACACGACAACATAACGTGGTTTGACGGAGACACAGTTATCGGGTCAGACGaattggtgacctttgacatggtTGACAGGAGCGAGGCCGGGACCTACATCTGTGTAGCTAGCAATACATATTGGAATGGACAGCGAGGAGAAAACGAAACTTATATCACAGTAGATGTACAGTGTAAGTTATCGAGAACAGTTCCAGAAATATATTGGATTTACATATTGTAAACTGTTCTGTTAGGTTGGATTGCAGGTATTCAACACTCCGAGTTTCAAACGTTTACAGTTCTGGTCTGCCGGTACCGGTCGAATAGgctcattttgatgtttttatgtCTCATTGTTGCGAAAATTTCATCAAGTTACcatagggatggcggctattttaGATGTTAAATATGTGAGGTTATatcttgtttctctggtaccagaAATGTGACCAGTGACccaatatttttaatgttaaaaGAAATAAAGAGAAAATTTCTTTTGGGAGGTGTTTGAGGCAAAATTTATAACTTTCCCCGTCAAGGTGCATACCTATCTACCATAGTTATTTTACTTCTACAATGACAGCCTCAGACACAGCGAGACTATGAGAGATTGCCACAGGCAGacaatcagagagagagagagagagagagagagagagagagagagagagagagagagagagagagagagagagagagagagactgagaCTATATTGCTTTGAATACAATCGACGATGCACCAAAGTTGGTGTTCAGCTCGAAGTAATGTCCtcaagtttattttttttttattttacgaaCAGATTTAGACAATGTGACAATAGAGtatgaaaatggcgggaaagtTATCGAAGGAGAAGTATACACAACCCAGTGCTTATCTCGTTCCAATCCGGAGGCCGACTTCAAGTGGTATGACTCTGACGGCGTGCTTGTTGGCACGGAAGCAACGCTAACCCTGGACGGCGTACACAGAGACGATAGCGGCCCGCTGACCTGCGTCGGTAACGTTGCATTCTGGGATGGCTCTTCAGAGATCTCGAATTCAACGATGACACTAGATGTCCAGtgtaagttttttttattttatcttgAGGCCAACATACGCCCGCGACGAGGGGGAAAAGGCCAATACGAGGTTAAATCCGTGTTGTTCGTAGCAAAGGAATGTGAAATAGTCAATATCGTTGGCAGATAAGACTTTCTTTTTACATACCAAATGTGCGGTTTATAAAGCACAGTAAAATGCACAAACGAGTGACGATTGGAATCAAGTTATGTAATTTAATCAACTATATAATGTTTAATGTAAAAGATGAGCACCCTAACGGtgaaataaacagataaatattCATCTTGTAACAAATTAACTTTTAAAggcggtggtcgtcggaactgcgcgtgtgcggcGTTTTTGTTTACAAACGACGTATtccatgcatgatatctagatgcatcacgtcaacatagctacaacatttaaattttacgatattcatcgTTAACAAGCATGTTTcgactttcatcaatcgccaacgtaccctagatacagtatttacatcggtcataggggtccctggcaacctatgagcagagttccgacgaccaccagGGCAAAAATtcctttggttttttttgtgacTTGTAGCAGTAGCTAATGAAATGCATTGGGGCGGAGGATAACGTATGCACCGATACATATAGTGAGGGCAGCTATATCATACACACAGTGACGGTTTTTTCGGGATTACTTCTATAAAATGCTAAATATGTATTATTTATAACAGATCATaatgaataatttgaaaagacGCAAGCTGGAATTTATGTTTCGCTGGTATGAAAAATTATGGGACGTGTTTATTTTCAGATATATCTGACGCCGTCATCTCTGATAACAGTGACGGCAAGGTAATCGACGGTCAACGGTATCACGCAAACTGTTCCGTAGACGCCAACCCGACCGGCTCGATGTACTGGATAACACAGAACGGCACGGTGATCGACGGCGAACAGCTCGTCATCGAGGCAGCCGAGCGAACCGACGCTGGTAACTACACGTGCGGGGCCAACGTCACGTTTTGGGACGGGACCGAGAAACATGCGCAGTCTGTCATCCACATCGATGTGCAGTGTGAGTAACAAGTTAATGCGCCACTGTTGTAATACTGAGGAATCTCATGATGACAGTGCCGGCAGCGAAAAGTCACCCATCTCACGCACCCTGTATTTGTTGGAGCTGTCAGGCGTTTAGATTCTGTCCACTTTAAAATATACATCAGCATCAATATGCAGACGACAAGACAAAGGCAGCAGGCATGAACAGCTGCCGTGTCTTTGTAGTGAAAgttgttatttattttctatttatgCGATACCGCGTTTATTTTTAGCTTTTTAAGAATATCGCGGCGGTATTGATAATTACACGCAATGCCATGCGCAGACATGTGAAAAGTCATCATCGCTTGTCTGTCATGTCAACGCCCAGGTCGATACACTTTTCGGGAAGATGTACGAGAGATTTTCCCTATTGTCTATGAAAAGAGgtcatgtttttattttcgTCAACAAACTAAATACGGGATTTTTAATTGCATGATTCTGTTCATGCTAGATTAGAATGCCCTTTGACCTTTGAAAATCGTATTAGTTTGTTATATTGATAGAATTATACATTCTGCTAGTAAGGGCTATTTTTCTGGTTTAGTGTGACAATGTTTGCGAGTGCCGAGACTAGGAAATTGGATACCCATCAATTTGTCATTAGCATGACATGATGTACCATCATCCCGTGAATATCCAAATCGACAATGCAAGCCTGTATTTCAGAACTCCAAATTCATATCGAATAAACTACTCATATTACATGTCGTCCACACACAACGCTTGAAAGAAGCACCATGACtgataacattttttttacagaaTTCTCCAAATGTTACAATAACAGACTCAACAGATGGGAAAGCAATTGAGGAGGGGAGTTACCAGGCTATCTGTCACGCGCAGGGAAATCCCGATCCGGATATTCTTTGGTATGACGACGATGAAGATATGGTAATGGCAGGTCCCGATTTAGTGATTGATGACATCAGCAAGGAGAACAGCGGTGAATACACATGTCAGGCTAACAACACATTCTGGAACGGCGATCAGGGGACAGCCAACGAAACTATATTCGTTGACGTTCAATGTACGTGGGCATTTTTTCAGTTATATCTTATCAAGTTGTCCGTGCATATGCTGCGATCTGGTCGGTTCAGACGTGTaaataaccgtgctatattcgcAACACAGGACGTTTGGAATAGGCTCGAGCTCTCAGCTAGAGATGAGTTTCTTTTTTGATGCTTCACGACATAATTTTAAttcaatattatgatatcatagCAATAAACAACCTCTctgcgacggtataccactccgTTTTGACCAGTTCTTGCCATAAGCTCTCGCTATTGCTCGTGCACaaatgtcgtgaactggtcaaaatctcgtggtacaCCCTCGTTGGGTATGCTTTATTACTTAAAATCTTTGACTTTGATCTGAACTTGATTAAGACACGGGGAAGCGGGGGTTTAGAAAATTACGTGCGGGTCCCAATGCACGTGACAAGAATCTGGCTTCTAGCATTGACTTCATTAATGCATAGATGAAGTTAATGTATGCGTTTGGTATAGAtaattcaattttgtattttttaaaactaGAAAACAAAACATGCACATTCAATTAGAATATAAATAGTTCATTAGCAATGAGTACCTCTGACATTTATACGGCTTTTATTCTTTGTACGTGGACCATTTTAGACATGCATAGAACAAATGGAAAAATTCGATATACACTTATTGGATGCGAATTGCACAACTGTAGGCTCCCGTGTTTCTGCATTACAAATTTTATGCTCCCGTGTGTGTGTATGGGTGTTTTCAAGCCTTTTTGTGTTTGGACTTTTAAAGACGCACACTACCGCGCTCCAGGCTTCAAGTGCATTTCCCATGTTAGGCTAGATTTAACATAAGTAACACAGCAGAGAGAATCCCTTTCTGTACTATAGCTGCGGGACTGAATCAGATGCTGCTGTTTGTTGCTTGCAGACATATCAGTACCGGTCGTTTACTCAGCGAACGATGGCCTCGTAATCGAAGGACAGCCATATTATGCAAATTGCACCGTTGAATCGAACCCCAGCGGAATCGTCTTCTGGCTGACACCGAACTTGAACGTCAGTGAGGGCGCCAATGTAGAAATAGAGGAGACCGACCGAACAGACAACGGCAACTACACTTGCATGGGAGAAACAACATACTGGGACGGATCGGTTGGACGACGAGATAGAACAACCTACGTAGATGTACAATGTAAGTTCGGTGTGCTTGATCTAATTCAATTGATCGATTTACTAACtactgtttttctttctctcctTAGTATTCTTTCAATAGGACTGTGTACAAATGACATCATCGTTAATAAGCaaaaatggatttttgtcaGCAAATTTAGATTACACTTTTAGAATTTATTCAAGCGAGAACGACGAAATATTCTACCGATGCCATCATAACAATGAAGACCAAGACAAGAAAATGTTAAATGCGCAGACGACAAGCTGGAACAACAGTTATGCAGCGTCTAACGGGGAACAAAATTTGAGCCATGAGCTTGCAGCAGTGTCCAAAGTCACGTGGGTGCAGCCATATTAATCTGCAACCGCGAACAGCCTTATTGGTTGATTACGCAACGAGATATTGTACTATTTAAAGACAATAGCCATCATTAGTACAATAAGTGTCATTGTTACGAGGATAATCGAGATGATAATGATGGGGGACTTGAGTCTTTGTTGTTTCTTTTCTAGTTAATtagattattttgaaaaaaacgttAAATGATTGTCAAGTGTCAATCTAGTCCGAAGTATGTCTCGCTCATACATGCGACACGCTGTGTTTGCCTCTTTCCGCACGTTCAATACAAAATACCGGAAGAAGGCAGATGTGTCGTTTTTAATCACAAATTAATGGGAAATTGTAGCAATTTAATCTAAAGGAGTTATTAGTGTCTAGACTATTCTAAAACTTGTTAATATGTCGTTGTAATTACAAATTAATATTAATTGTAGTAATTAAATTTTAAGAAATAATGTGTGTCTATACCATTCTAAAACtttttttgtacacacagaTGTACCTGATGTGGACAATGGACACGTCGTGTGCAAAGAAGGCGAAGATACCGTCCTGCCTTGCGATGTTGATGCCAACCCTGAACCGCACAGTTACACCTGGCAGAGGGAGGGAGTTACCATATCGGAAGGGCAAACTCTGATCATCGACAAGTGTAACCGGACGGACGCCGCAAACTACACATGCACTGCTGTCAACGGATTCTATGACGGCTCAGTGGGAATCGGTGAGGGAACTGTCGGCCTCGTGGTGGAGTGTAAGTGTGACATATAGTTGAAATTAAGCTCACAAAAAGCGTTCACAAAAATGGTCTTGACTTTTCTGCAATTGGTAACTTTTTGGTTGAAAGTAAAGCAAAGGGTATTTTCCCTATGATGTGGATAAATGTATTCATTCAAAGTGGTCCAAATCAAACATTCTTCGCAATAATTTTAAACATCTTGttcaatcatagaccctccagGGTCTATAGTTTAATGTGAGGATAGTACAGGATAAAACCAGAGTCTTTGGATGAATATCCGGGCGATTCTCCACAAACTTAGTATGGGGCGATGATGTTCTGGTAGTCAAACTATTTAGGAAAATAGAATAGATGAACTTACCCTGGGTTCATTTTACAACGCTTTACTAGTTATATGCATCAATATATTTGTCATTTGTATTGTTCGAGGAATGTAACTGTTAGCCAGATGTCTTGAAACACAGTTGTACATTATTTTATTGTTCCAAGTGTTAAATAAACTACATTCATAAGGAAATCACTGACCGGAACCCTCTGCAAAACTAATTGAGAGGCAATTCAACTGGATGTTGAATCACATGACGGAATTTGGAAATTAAAATGTCATGGAACGTTTTATTGTTATTGAACTCCGATAAAATAACAATAGAAAATAACAGACACGCACACAAAGGGGAAACGATTTCAATACCTTTAAGGTCATTTTGACTTCAATTAAGTAGATATTATGTATTTTGACTTAATAGTGATGTTTAAAAAACACCGTTTGTTTATCTCGCTGTCTAACCAAAGATCTACCACTGGTCAACCTAACTGTACTTCCTCAAACAACGTTAATGGAGGGCGAGAGTGTCATCTTTCATTGTCAGTACTTCGATGGATTACCCACGCCTTACAAACTCACTTTGACCTTTGGCCCCGACGACGACGTCCTTGTCGAGGAGGAAGATGGCAGCGCCCTTGAGTACAACATATCCGCTGTAGACCGGTCGCAAAGTGGTACTTACGAATGTCATACTACCACCCTGTTTTACGACAGCAGCGAGGGACACTCTTCCGACAATCTGGAACTTATTGTAGTCTGTGAGTATAGATATGTATTgacgatttcataaatcagcaaTTATGTTGCAGAGCAACATTTTATTGAGATTGAAGTTCGAATGTTGCTAGACAAATTACATTATAGTCGGGcttatttgttaaaatgaaaaGGCTAATATGATTAAGGCATtacacaaaattaatattttttataaatcttacattgGAGACAGCGCATTCTCCGGAATGTGTTCACAATTCTAAAATAGGTAGTTTAACATCCGACTTCCAAATTACACTTTTAATATTCTATACATGTAATTTCTATAGACTCGGCTACAATTGTTCCGGAAGACATAAGAATTTTTGAGGCCGAAATCGGTGATACAGTAACTATGGACTGTACAGCCGACGGTATACCAACACCGGAAATCACGTGGTATGACGAGGAAAGTCACCCCATCCTGGATGGGGAAGAAAACCGGAAGATCTCAACAGTGATAGAGGGCGACAGAATCATCAGCAGTTTGGCGGTGACCGTTGTCAGTGACTTTTACTATGGGGAATACACATGCAAAGCTTCAAATGGCATCTCATCCGATGACACCCAACATTTTCAAATAGTATCACTGGAAAGTAAGTTTCGATTAACTACTATAGGAATGCGAAATGTCTATTTCTTCATTGCTATATAGTAAAACGTGAATGAGAGCTTAATAGAACACTTTAAATATTAGTTTAGTTTCGCCAATGGTGACAAATAATGTTGTCAATAATATTACGAAGGTGAATTGAATGATGAGTTACGTAACGATGATACTGGCTGTATATCGATGATGTTCATGAATTTTGaaatggtatgtatgtatgtatgtatgtatgtatgtatgtatgtgtatgtatgtatgtatgtatgtatgtatgtatgtatgtatgtatgtatgtatgtatgtatgtatgtatgtatgtatgtatgtatgtatgtattgtatgtatgtatgtatgtatggtatcgTATCTTTGCGAGTACATTGAAGGTAGcgcaattttgaaattaaaaataatcagaCGTATGTTAATGCTATGCGTTCCTTCCGTTTTATTACAGCAGGTGCACTGAACACTGACGCGATAATAATAGTAACAGTAACATTGGGAGTACTTTTACTGGTCGCGGTGACCGTATCAGTAGTCTTACTAGTGCGGCGACGTAAAAACGGCAGCGCCACTCTGAACGGCGGCAGCGAGgcaagtttttgtcaaatattccCAATAAATACAGTTGTACAGTGATTATAGTGTGGTGTTTATAGATCATTTCATCTTTGTGTAACACAAGGCCACTATTTGACAATATGAAATCGTTTGACTAATTCAACCAGCGTGACGAAACAATATGGCGCCAACCAGACGGAGTCCTGTATATGCACATATCGTAGgtaatatatatgtgtacatgtagtaaccatggaaacataACACCTGAAACAACGTTCGCccaaagaaattattaaaagtgGTTATACATTCTCCAATTATATGTTTGTTGCAGTTGAGTATCATGTAAATAGGGCAAAAGGTAAGCGTGTGATAccgtattttattattttggacgtttcattttattgtatttgtgTCCGGTTATAGGTTTTAAGATGAAAGCAAACGCATATATTACTAAAACGTTCGCGCAAAGTTCTGTTATATCAATGAAACAAGACATGCGTTGTGCCATACACGCCTTAAACAGATGAATAGGCGCACCACTGTGCGTGTTATGTCCGGCCACGCACCGTGCTAAGAGTTTCATATAGAAAAACActtaaaaatagaaacatttaCAGTGAAACTCGAATAATATCTCTTGATTTATGGTTTTTATTGCAGTGTCACAGATGCTGTCGCTAGCAGAGACTACAGCGGGGGAACGAACCAGGTGAGCGGTGCGCCTTGCAGCCGTTCTACGGTGAATGGAACAATTACCGATATGTGGATGGACCGCCAGTAGTAGGCAAGATTCCTGTAGTGTAGTCTGCGTAGAGGGAAGCTTCTAGACTGAACTAGAAAAAGTTTGAGAAGCCGGTGTCTACCCAGCGATAACCCAAATGAGCTGAAACCCTCCATCTAAATAATGTAGTAGAGGCAACAATATCATGCACCCAAGCGCGCGGCAGACTTCGTGATTAGGTTGTAGGGGTAGAGCAGGCGAATCATTATACCGTAGGCCTCACCACGCAGCGAGCGACAAGCTGTCACACTCATTAGCGTCAGATTGAACGTGATGCATACATAAAACAATTCCAATATATTCGGATTATCCTCCATCGTTTACATTAGGGGCGCAGAAATTTTCAATCATTAAACCAGAAGAGGATTTACGAAATGAATAATGTTACATGTGATATTGATTCTGTAAAGCGATATCATAACAACAATGACGTGATACTGATTCTGGGTATCCccttgtaatgttaaatttcatCGGATCATGCGCACTATATCCCATAATTTCTTTATACATTCCACGTACATTTAGCGTAGTAACTTTACACTGGATGGCGAGAGTAAAGATTAGCGGACacagaaaagtc contains the following coding sequences:
- the LOC139129207 gene encoding immunoglobulin superfamily member 10-like → MVDRSEAGTYICVASNTYWNGQRGENETYITVDVQYLDNVTIEYENGGKVIEGEVYTTQCLSRSNPEADFKWYDSDGVLVGTEATLTLDGVHRDDSGPLTCVGNVAFWDGSSEISNSTMTLDVQYISDAVISDNSDGKVIDGQRYHANCSVDANPTGSMYWITQNGTVIDGEQLVIEAAERTDAGNYTCGANVTFWDGTEKHAQSVIHIDNSPNVTITDSTDGKAIEEGSYQAICHAQGNPDPDILWYDDDEDMVMAGPDLVIDDISKENSGEYTCQANNTFWNGDQGTANETIFVDVQYISVPVVYSANDGLVIEGQPYYANCTVESNPSGIVFWLTPNLNVSEGANVEIEETDRTDNGNYTCMGETTYWDGSVGRRDRTTYVDVQYVPDVDNGHVVCKEGEDTVLPCDVDANPEPHSYTWQREGVTISEGQTLIIDKCNRTDAANYTCTAVNGFYDGSVGIGEGTVGLVVEYLPLVNLTVLPQTTLMEGESVIFHCQYFDGLPTPYKLTLTFGPDDDVLVEEEDGSALEYNISAVDRSQSGTYECHTTTLFYDSSEGHSSDNLELIVVYSATIVPEDIRIFEAEIGDTVTMDCTADGIPTPEITWYDEESHPILDGEENRKISTVIEGDRIISSLAVTVVSDFYYGEYTCKASNGISSDDTQHFQIVSLETGALNTDAIIIVTVTLGVLLLVAVTVSVVLLVRRRKNGSATLNGGSELSIM